A single Methylomonas sp. AM2-LC DNA region contains:
- a CDS encoding type II toxin-antitoxin system prevent-host-death family antitoxin yields the protein MNSVNVTELRQHLPDYLKQVQQGEEIAITLHGKTIARIVPDNNETERDAALKRLAALRGKMIIGDILASCNEEWTGDANNL from the coding sequence ATGAACTCTGTTAATGTCACAGAATTACGCCAACATTTGCCCGATTATCTAAAGCAAGTTCAACAAGGCGAAGAAATCGCTATTACCCTGCACGGAAAAACTATTGCCCGCATTGTGCCCGATAATAATGAAACAGAGCGTGATGCAGCCCTCAAACGATTGGCAGCACTACGTGGAAAAATGATCATTGGCGACATCCTTGCTTCTTGCAACGAAGAATGGACGGGCGATGCTAACAATCTGTGA
- the gorA gene encoding glutathione-disulfide reductase, whose amino-acid sequence MTQYDYDLFIVGAGSGGVRVANQAATQGVRVAIAEERNLGGTCVNLGCVPKKLLVYASQFSDEFEAAKGFGWTVGESTFNWPRLIANKNAEVEHLHAVYRTRLQKSGANVISGKATLLNEHTVMVAGSQYSAERILIATGGWPFVPDIPGNQHIVTSNDMFFLEELPKRIIIVGGGYIAMEFASILNGLGVEVTLCVRRHKVLEGFDEDIRDFLAEEMLKKGINIRFNTEIVGIETSPRDGFSVRLFDSSKIETDLVMYATGRTPNSSGLGLELLNVALNSEGAIKVNSDYQTNIPSIYALGDVTDRVNLTPVAIAEGVALVNNLYSKPPRAMDYDNIPTAIFCDPNISCVGLTEARARELYNDIDIYQTRFTPLKNTLSGLDEKTLMKMIVVRSTDRVVGIHMVGANAAEIIQGMAVAIRAGATKAIFDSTIGIHPTSAEEFVTLHK is encoded by the coding sequence ATGACTCAATATGATTATGATTTGTTTATAGTGGGTGCAGGATCAGGTGGTGTACGCGTAGCCAATCAGGCCGCAACGCAAGGCGTTAGGGTAGCCATCGCAGAAGAACGTAATTTAGGTGGCACTTGTGTCAATCTGGGTTGTGTGCCTAAAAAGCTGTTGGTATATGCCTCCCAGTTCAGTGATGAATTTGAGGCGGCTAAGGGTTTTGGCTGGACGGTTGGCGAATCAACTTTCAACTGGCCACGTTTGATCGCCAACAAAAATGCTGAAGTAGAGCATTTACACGCCGTTTATCGTACTCGATTGCAAAAATCGGGCGCGAATGTTATTAGTGGTAAGGCAACATTGCTTAATGAGCACACAGTCATGGTCGCTGGTTCTCAATACAGTGCAGAGCGTATATTGATTGCCACTGGCGGCTGGCCGTTTGTTCCTGACATACCCGGCAATCAACATATCGTTACCTCCAACGATATGTTTTTTCTTGAGGAATTGCCCAAGCGTATCATTATTGTAGGTGGCGGCTACATTGCTATGGAATTTGCCAGCATTCTAAATGGCTTGGGTGTGGAAGTTACCCTTTGTGTTCGCAGACACAAAGTGTTGGAAGGTTTTGATGAGGATATTCGAGATTTTTTGGCAGAAGAAATGCTCAAAAAAGGTATTAACATTCGCTTTAATACCGAAATTGTTGGCATAGAAACTTCACCACGCGATGGCTTTTCGGTTAGATTGTTCGATAGCAGCAAAATAGAAACCGATTTGGTGATGTATGCCACAGGCAGAACGCCAAATTCCAGCGGTTTAGGTTTGGAATTACTAAATGTTGCATTGAATAGCGAGGGTGCTATTAAGGTTAACAGTGACTATCAAACCAATATTCCCTCAATTTATGCGCTAGGCGATGTCACTGATCGGGTTAATCTCACGCCAGTTGCAATTGCAGAAGGCGTTGCTCTGGTCAATAACTTATACAGCAAACCGCCAAGAGCAATGGATTACGACAATATTCCGACTGCTATTTTTTGTGACCCCAATATTAGTTGTGTTGGTTTAACCGAAGCGCGAGCGCGTGAACTATACAACGACATTGACATTTATCAAACCCGATTTACCCCACTTAAAAATACGCTATCAGGTTTGGATGAAAAAACCCTGATGAAAATGATTGTGGTGCGCAGTACTGACCGGGTAGTCGGCATACACATGGTCGGTGCCAATGCCGCTGAAATCATCCAAGGTATGGCCGTTGCCATACGTGCAGGTGCAACTAAGGCAATTTTCGATTCGACTATCGGCATACACCCTACCTCTGCGGAAGAATTTGTTACTCTGCATAAATAA
- a CDS encoding PIN domain-containing protein: MLYSRGRINNYAGISSSAYLNDILTAMSITVLPITSEIAEISQSSIFVHGDPADRIIAATTLAHRTQLITADEKLRSTPGLQCIW; encoded by the coding sequence ATGCTTTATTCGCGAGGAAGAATCAACAACTATGCAGGCATTTCGTCCAGTGCATATCTTAACGATATTTTAACTGCCATGAGCATTACCGTTTTACCCATTACATCAGAAATTGCAGAGATATCGCAAAGCTCAATTTTTGTTCATGGAGACCCAGCAGACCGAATTATTGCCGCCACTACATTAGCTCATCGTACCCAGTTGATCACTGCTGATGAAAAGCTTCGGAGCACACCTGGATTACAATGTATTTGGTAA
- a CDS encoding peroxiredoxin, producing MLSTIPDVIFKTRVRDESIGGENPFRWQDVSSDDIFKHKKIIVLGLPGAYTPTCSSKHLPGFVSKYRELIELGIDEVYCLSVNDAFVMYQWGKHLSITNVKMLPDGNADFTRALGMLVKKENVGFGSRSWRYSMLVENKVIIKLFSEPGKVDNCPDDPFTVSDADTMLNYLKQNKK from the coding sequence ATGCTATCCACTATCCCTGATGTCATTTTTAAAACCCGCGTTCGTGACGAAAGTATCGGTGGTGAAAACCCCTTTCGTTGGCAGGATGTCAGCAGCGATGATATTTTTAAACATAAAAAAATCATCGTACTAGGTCTTCCCGGTGCTTATACACCTACCTGTTCAAGCAAACATTTGCCGGGCTTTGTAAGTAAATATCGAGAACTAATCGAGTTAGGCATCGATGAAGTGTATTGCCTGAGTGTTAATGATGCCTTTGTTATGTATCAGTGGGGTAAGCATTTGAGCATTACTAATGTAAAAATGTTGCCAGATGGTAATGCCGACTTTACGCGTGCGTTAGGCATGTTGGTAAAAAAAGAAAATGTGGGTTTTGGTAGTCGATCTTGGCGTTATTCAATGCTTGTGGAGAATAAAGTCATCATTAAATTATTTAGCGAACCCGGCAAAGTAGATAACTGCCCGGATGATCCCTTTACCGTCAGCGATGCGGATACTATGCTAAATTACTTGAAACAAAACAAAAAGTAA
- a CDS encoding type II toxin-antitoxin system VapC family toxin, which produces MTYLLDTNAAIALLKENPQLLKHIRRVGITKLHICAPVEAELWYGVAKSTLQEQNRIRLCTLLEWIPCLPFAGPATQHFGEIRAYLASQGTPIGPYDLQIAAIAIANGYTLVTNNTREFERVPGLKLENWITPT; this is translated from the coding sequence ATGACATATTTACTCGACACCAATGCTGCCATTGCGTTGTTGAAAGAAAATCCCCAGTTACTAAAACATATCCGTCGCGTCGGCATTACGAAATTACACATCTGTGCGCCAGTCGAAGCCGAATTGTGGTACGGAGTAGCAAAAAGCACTCTACAAGAACAGAATAGGATACGTCTATGCACCTTGTTGGAATGGATACCATGCCTACCCTTTGCTGGCCCAGCAACACAACATTTTGGTGAAATAAGAGCCTATTTGGCCAGCCAAGGTACACCGATCGGACCATATGATTTGCAGATTGCAGCCATTGCTATAGCCAATGGCTATACTCTTGTCACGAATAACACCCGAGAATTTGAACGAGTACCTGGCTTAAAATTGGAGAATTGGATCACACCAACATAA
- the treY gene encoding malto-oligosyltrehalose synthase, with amino-acid sequence MKQMPKMRIPLCTYRLQFNSDFTFNQACEIVDYLSALGISHLYASPYLKARPGSRHGYDIIDHNALNPEIGTDQDFELLCKTLAQHNLGQVLDIVPNHMGVQAGDNAWWLDVLENGQTAVHAEFFDIDWAPIKAKLFGKVLLPVLANHYGAVLENAELQLRFNAELGELAIYYYEHHFPLDPREYPQILQHRMADFSRQLGEDNPLLMEYQSLVTGFQNLPSRDDTSPERQLERRRDKEVHKRHLAGLVVNSVEIAGFINENLAIFNGQVGKAASFDLLHQLIENQAYRLAFWRVASDEINYRRFFDINDLAGLRMENDAVFDATHQLVLRLVKEGKLDGLRLDHPDGLYDPEAYFCKLVEQCRLVGHAPYLIVEKILGIHEDLRRSWPVQGTTGYEFTNQLNGLFVDTGAAKHMQRLYYSFIGEHIDFDDLLYRSKKLIMKTALSAELNVLANQLSRIAEANRNTCDYTLNGLRSALMELVACFPVYRSYISTQEIVAEDRSNIKKAVAAAKRYSTTADTSIFDFLFQVLTLAAANGQASAYTEQVMVFAMKFQQLTSPVMAKGLEDTSDYIYHRLLSLNEVGGDPRRFGVIRRAFHHANQVRAELSPHSMLATSTHDTKRGEDVRARLNVLSELPAVWRLALRHWSRANQNLKQLVDGLLTPTRNDEYFVYQTLLGIWPLTEPDSNALAELSSRLREYLIKALREAKVHTSWVNPNTAYEQAVTAFSDALINAPSESAFMTDFKPFQRRIAGLGLLNSLSQTLIKLTAPGVPDIYQGCELWNFCLVDPDNRRPVDFDCRRNMLMALQTLTAQNSKQRMIGVRALCDTLEDGWAKMLLVSSALGLRKKWPEVFQQGSYLPLAVRGEQSTHLFAYARIAGKRMVITIAPRFFVALLGKTEQLPLGEKIWGNTLVELPFHQLDQHYSCVFTGKVLELNKQSSGWRLSISQVLAEFPVGLIVVE; translated from the coding sequence ATGAAGCAAATGCCAAAAATGCGTATTCCCTTGTGCACTTATCGTCTGCAGTTTAACAGCGACTTTACTTTCAATCAGGCATGTGAAATTGTAGACTACTTGAGCGCACTTGGTATCTCGCACTTGTACGCCTCACCTTATCTCAAGGCGCGACCCGGCAGTCGGCACGGTTATGACATTATCGATCACAATGCATTGAATCCCGAAATCGGCACAGACCAGGACTTCGAGTTGTTATGCAAAACCTTGGCGCAACATAACCTGGGGCAGGTTTTGGATATAGTACCCAACCATATGGGTGTGCAGGCCGGAGATAATGCATGGTGGTTGGATGTGCTGGAAAACGGTCAGACAGCCGTACATGCGGAGTTTTTCGATATCGATTGGGCGCCGATTAAGGCAAAATTGTTTGGCAAGGTGCTGTTGCCAGTGTTGGCTAACCATTATGGAGCTGTGCTGGAAAATGCTGAATTGCAATTGCGTTTTAATGCAGAACTCGGTGAACTCGCCATCTATTACTATGAGCATCATTTCCCGCTAGACCCTCGCGAGTATCCTCAAATTTTACAGCATCGCATGGCTGACTTTAGTAGACAATTGGGTGAGGACAATCCATTACTGATGGAATACCAGAGTTTGGTTACCGGTTTCCAAAATCTGCCTTCTCGCGATGATACCTCGCCAGAACGTCAGCTGGAGCGGCGACGCGACAAGGAAGTACATAAGCGGCATCTGGCTGGTCTGGTCGTCAATTCTGTCGAAATAGCCGGGTTTATTAATGAGAACCTGGCTATTTTTAATGGACAAGTCGGTAAAGCGGCCAGTTTCGATCTGTTACATCAGTTAATTGAGAACCAAGCCTACCGACTGGCTTTTTGGCGAGTCGCCTCAGACGAGATTAATTATCGGCGCTTTTTCGATATTAACGATCTAGCCGGGTTGCGCATGGAGAACGACGCAGTTTTCGACGCAACCCATCAATTAGTGTTGCGGTTGGTTAAGGAAGGTAAATTAGATGGCCTGCGTCTGGATCATCCGGATGGTTTGTACGACCCTGAAGCCTATTTTTGCAAGCTGGTCGAGCAATGTCGCCTGGTAGGACATGCACCGTATTTGATAGTAGAAAAAATCTTAGGGATACACGAAGACTTACGCCGCAGCTGGCCAGTGCAGGGTACTACGGGCTACGAATTCACAAATCAACTTAATGGTTTGTTTGTGGATACCGGTGCTGCCAAACATATGCAGCGGCTATATTATAGTTTTATCGGAGAGCATATCGATTTTGACGATCTTCTCTATCGTTCCAAAAAACTGATTATGAAGACAGCGCTGTCGGCAGAATTGAATGTATTGGCAAACCAATTATCCCGAATTGCCGAAGCCAACCGCAATACTTGCGATTATACCCTGAACGGTTTGCGTTCGGCCTTGATGGAATTAGTTGCCTGCTTTCCAGTTTATCGGAGTTACATTAGCACACAAGAAATAGTGGCGGAAGACCGAAGTAATATTAAAAAAGCGGTCGCAGCAGCTAAACGCTATAGCACGACGGCGGATACTAGTATTTTTGATTTTCTGTTTCAGGTATTGACGCTGGCCGCAGCAAACGGGCAAGCATCCGCTTATACTGAGCAGGTAATGGTTTTCGCCATGAAATTCCAGCAATTAACCAGTCCGGTGATGGCAAAAGGTCTGGAAGATACTAGCGACTATATCTACCACCGATTGCTTTCGCTGAATGAGGTTGGTGGCGATCCGCGTCGTTTCGGAGTAATCCGCCGCGCATTTCATCACGCCAATCAAGTTCGAGCAGAGCTTAGTCCGCATTCTATGTTGGCGACTTCCACGCACGATACCAAACGTGGAGAGGATGTCCGCGCCCGCCTGAATGTGTTGTCGGAACTACCTGCTGTGTGGCGCTTGGCGCTAAGGCATTGGAGCCGGGCCAACCAAAATCTTAAACAGCTAGTCGATGGATTGCTGACACCCACCCGCAACGATGAGTATTTCGTCTATCAGACGTTGTTGGGTATATGGCCATTGACTGAGCCGGACAGTAATGCATTGGCAGAGCTTAGTTCTCGGCTGCGAGAATATCTGATTAAGGCGTTACGCGAAGCCAAGGTGCATACCAGTTGGGTTAATCCTAATACGGCTTATGAACAGGCGGTGACTGCTTTCAGCGATGCCCTGATCAATGCGCCGAGCGAAAGCGCTTTTATGACGGATTTTAAACCATTTCAACGGCGGATTGCTGGGTTGGGTTTGTTGAACAGCTTGTCACAGACTTTGATCAAACTGACTGCGCCTGGGGTGCCGGATATTTATCAAGGTTGCGAACTGTGGAATTTCTGTTTGGTGGATCCGGACAATCGACGACCAGTAGATTTTGATTGTCGACGCAACATGCTGATGGCATTACAGACCCTCACTGCACAGAACTCGAAACAACGCATGATAGGCGTAAGAGCATTATGCGATACTTTGGAGGATGGCTGGGCGAAAATGCTGCTAGTGAGTTCCGCCTTAGGCTTGCGGAAAAAATGGCCGGAAGTGTTTCAGCAAGGAAGTTATTTGCCCTTGGCTGTCAGGGGCGAGCAATCCACGCATCTGTTCGCTTATGCTCGTATAGCTGGCAAACGCATGGTCATCACCATTGCGCCACGCTTCTTCGTTGCACTACTGGGAAAAACCGAACAGTTGCCGCTAGGGGAAAAGATTTGGGGAAATACGCTAGTGGAACTGCCATTTCATCAGCTCGATCAGCACTATAGCTGCGTTTTTACCGGGAAAGTGCTGGAGCTTAATAAACAATCGTCAGGCTGGCGACTGTCGATTTCACAAGTGTTGGCAGAATTTCCGGTAGGGCTGATTGTTGTTGAGTAA
- the treZ gene encoding malto-oligosyltrehalose trehalohydrolase: protein MKRIHDMPFGAVILVDGRVRFRLWAPAALNVDLCLENLGHEDIQLPMQPLAEGWFQLETSQATPGMLYRYCIDGNLRVPDPASRANPYDVQGASQVIDPANFNWLDTDWRGRPWAEAVIYELHLGAFTAEGSFTAALQRLDYLVDLGVTAIELMPVADFSGKCNWGYDGVLLFAPDSSYGSPDELKMLVQAAHERGLMVLLDVVYNHFGPEGNYLHHYAPQFFNEQHHTPWGAAINFDGDGSSIVRNFYIHNALYWLEEYHFDGLRFDAVHAIVDDSRPNILEELAAAIQVELGRNRQIHLILENDNNEVHYLQTGGFSAQWNDDIHHALHLLLSGEDDGYYADYADHPILHLARCLAQGFAFQGQPSAFRNGRLRGEPSRGQTLGAFINFSQTHDQIGNRALGERIGMLAPQQRLQAGLAMLLLAPSPPLLFMGEEFAAITPFQFFCDFHGELAVAVTEGRRREFAGFAAFADPAAQANIPDPNDPATFLHSKLHWSCLELPQHQASLDYYRRLLALRHAYITPRLPEQGGSGEFELLGQAGMRVCWRLSDGSRLILLANMGNDPVITNFLVVGSAFYISQADLLESLTTGCMPAWCVAWFLDELQL, encoded by the coding sequence ATGAAACGCATACATGACATGCCATTTGGAGCCGTAATACTTGTTGACGGTAGGGTGCGTTTCCGGTTGTGGGCACCTGCGGCACTTAATGTAGATTTGTGTCTGGAAAATCTGGGACATGAAGACATTCAATTGCCGATGCAGCCGCTGGCGGAAGGTTGGTTTCAGCTCGAAACTTCACAGGCAACGCCGGGTATGCTTTATCGCTATTGCATAGATGGCAACTTGCGTGTGCCGGATCCGGCTTCGCGCGCTAACCCTTATGATGTGCAAGGCGCCAGTCAAGTAATCGACCCCGCCAATTTTAATTGGCTGGATACTGACTGGCGTGGTCGCCCCTGGGCTGAAGCGGTCATCTATGAGTTGCATTTGGGTGCTTTCACTGCCGAAGGTAGTTTTACAGCCGCTTTACAGCGTCTCGATTATCTGGTCGATTTAGGTGTAACTGCTATTGAACTGATGCCGGTAGCGGATTTTTCGGGTAAATGCAATTGGGGTTATGACGGTGTATTACTGTTTGCTCCGGACAGTAGTTACGGTTCGCCGGACGAATTGAAGATGCTGGTGCAAGCGGCTCATGAGCGCGGCTTAATGGTGTTATTGGATGTGGTTTACAACCACTTTGGGCCAGAAGGCAATTATCTGCATCATTATGCACCGCAATTTTTTAACGAACAGCATCATACGCCTTGGGGAGCTGCTATCAATTTTGATGGTGATGGCAGCAGCATAGTACGTAATTTTTACATACATAATGCGCTGTATTGGCTTGAAGAATATCATTTCGACGGCCTACGCTTTGATGCAGTACATGCCATAGTTGATGATAGTCGCCCTAATATTCTGGAGGAGTTGGCGGCTGCAATACAGGTCGAGCTGGGCCGCAACCGGCAAATACATTTGATACTAGAGAACGATAACAACGAAGTGCATTATTTGCAGACCGGCGGTTTTAGCGCACAGTGGAACGATGATATTCATCATGCCTTGCATCTACTGCTGAGTGGCGAAGACGACGGCTATTACGCCGATTACGCTGATCATCCCATTTTGCATCTGGCGCGATGTCTGGCCCAAGGCTTTGCTTTTCAGGGGCAGCCCTCGGCTTTTCGCAATGGCCGGTTGCGGGGCGAACCTAGCCGAGGCCAAACATTGGGCGCTTTCATCAATTTTAGTCAGACACACGATCAGATAGGCAACCGCGCATTGGGCGAACGTATCGGTATGTTGGCACCACAACAACGGCTGCAAGCCGGGTTGGCGATGCTGCTGTTAGCGCCTTCGCCACCCTTACTGTTTATGGGGGAGGAATTTGCCGCAATCACGCCCTTCCAGTTTTTCTGCGATTTTCATGGCGAACTGGCTGTCGCAGTTACCGAAGGGCGACGTCGAGAATTTGCCGGTTTCGCTGCTTTTGCAGACCCTGCTGCGCAGGCTAACATTCCAGACCCCAACGATCCGGCAACATTTTTACATAGCAAGTTGCATTGGTCTTGCCTGGAATTACCGCAGCATCAGGCTAGCCTGGATTACTATCGGCGTTTGCTGGCGCTACGTCACGCCTATATTACACCCCGATTGCCGGAGCAGGGTGGAAGTGGCGAATTCGAATTGCTGGGACAAGCGGGTATGCGAGTGTGCTGGCGTTTAAGCGATGGTAGTCGCTTGATCTTGCTGGCAAATATGGGTAATGACCCTGTTATAACCAATTTTCTTGTTGTAGGTAGTGCCTTTTATATTAGTCAGGCGGATTTACTGGAATCGTTGACCACGGGTTGCATGCCGGCTTGGTGTGTGGCATGGTTCCTTGATGAACTTCAGTTATGA
- a CDS encoding radical SAM protein has protein sequence MARTRRIHLINPKADTFATRPLFFGKALYSPVAGLLAVAALIPEDDYEIILTDENIEPIDFDLNVDMVGISAMTSYVQRGYEVADAFRARGVPVIMGGVHVSYLPQEALKHADAVLVGEAELVMDKVLDDLSHGRLQGIYKAENLHSMIDLPIPRQGLLKSNRYINKGFVQTSRGCHHGCTFCAEPTMYGLRFRYRPIEDIIREIEHIEERVILLNDADFFGTPKRAMEVMQAFKGRGLKWQAAVNSRDAHDERLLELAAESGCFMLSIGFESISKQTLRNVHKCQNDPDTYGNLVEKLHRYGIMVLGLFMFGFEGDEPSVFDDTLKFNIEAKFDMCGYSLLTPYPGTINWFEMLQRKQIVSFDWDKYDQSHIVFKPAGLSADEFYRGYLNTYDGFYSASSMLRRFPWDGSRNPANWTIYNAFFRKGGVVTRDREQLIAKPTPEPEFVAIPPLIPQKAAWRELVMSATEIG, from the coding sequence ATGGCTAGAACCCGACGCATCCATTTAATTAACCCAAAAGCCGACACGTTTGCAACTCGGCCTTTATTTTTCGGTAAGGCGCTGTATTCCCCGGTCGCTGGGCTACTTGCCGTGGCTGCGCTGATTCCGGAGGATGACTATGAAATTATTCTCACAGATGAAAACATAGAACCCATTGATTTCGACTTAAATGTTGATATGGTCGGCATTTCGGCTATGACCTCCTATGTGCAACGCGGTTATGAGGTTGCTGATGCTTTTCGAGCTCGTGGCGTTCCTGTCATTATGGGCGGCGTGCATGTCAGCTACTTGCCGCAGGAGGCGTTAAAGCATGCAGATGCGGTGCTGGTTGGTGAAGCCGAACTGGTCATGGACAAAGTGCTTGACGATCTGAGTCATGGTCGATTACAGGGTATTTATAAGGCCGAAAACCTGCATTCAATGATCGACCTGCCGATACCAAGGCAAGGGTTATTGAAGAGTAATCGTTATATCAATAAAGGCTTTGTACAAACTTCGCGCGGTTGCCATCACGGTTGTACCTTTTGCGCCGAACCTACCATGTATGGCCTGCGTTTTCGCTATCGGCCCATCGAAGATATCATTAGAGAGATTGAACACATTGAGGAGCGCGTGATCTTGCTCAACGATGCAGATTTTTTCGGAACCCCTAAACGGGCCATGGAAGTCATGCAAGCTTTTAAGGGGCGCGGGTTGAAATGGCAGGCAGCGGTTAACAGTCGAGATGCGCATGATGAGCGATTGTTGGAATTGGCGGCTGAAAGTGGCTGTTTTATGCTGTCCATAGGTTTTGAGTCTATCTCTAAACAAACGCTACGTAATGTCCATAAGTGTCAGAACGATCCGGATACATACGGCAATTTGGTCGAAAAGCTGCACCGATACGGCATTATGGTGCTAGGTTTGTTTATGTTCGGCTTTGAAGGGGACGAGCCGTCCGTTTTCGACGATACATTGAAATTCAACATAGAGGCCAAGTTCGATATGTGTGGCTATTCTTTGTTAACACCCTATCCCGGTACCATCAACTGGTTCGAGATGTTGCAACGCAAACAGATTGTCTCTTTCGACTGGGATAAATACGATCAATCGCATATCGTTTTTAAACCTGCGGGGTTATCAGCTGATGAGTTTTATCGTGGTTATTTGAATACTTATGATGGGTTTTATTCAGCGTCATCAATGTTACGCCGTTTTCCTTGGGATGGTTCCCGCAACCCGGCAAACTGGACTATCTACAACGCATTTTTCCGCAAAGGTGGTGTAGTAACCCGTGATCGCGAGCAACTCATCGCCAAACCGACGCCCGAACCCGAATTTGTCGCCATTCCGCCGCTGATCCCGCAAAAGGCAGCATGGCGGGAATTAGTGATGTCAGCCACTGAGATTGGGTAG
- a CDS encoding DUF2281 domain-containing protein: MNLPITIYQHSLNLSESAAREALDFIEFLEQRYSNVQPLLKQQNATEMFLAKLAGGLSEDFPDVISDNDLGSDACRETLD, encoded by the coding sequence ATGAACTTGCCTATAACTATTTATCAACACAGCCTAAATCTCTCAGAATCTGCTGCTCGCGAGGCTCTGGACTTTATAGAATTTCTGGAACAACGTTATTCAAATGTTCAGCCACTTTTGAAACAGCAAAACGCCACCGAAATGTTTTTGGCAAAATTGGCTGGCGGGTTAAGTGAAGATTTTCCTGATGTCATTAGCGATAATGACCTAGGATCTGATGCATGTCGCGAGACACTTGACTGA
- a CDS encoding NAD-dependent succinate-semialdehyde dehydrogenase → MTYQSINPYDGKLMMTFAELSDKQLDTALEIATHCYKTWKDTSFAERSAIAGKAAAIMRERSDELARLVTLEMGKLIDEARGEVALSADIIDYYAQNAETFLAPQHLEEVMGEAMIESSPLGVLFGVQPWNFPYYQLARFAAPNLMAGNVVMVKHAGCVPQCAIAFEKLWIEAGAPVGAYTNLLISHDQVNRVIDDPRIKGVALTGSAGAGKSVAARAGQNLKKTTMELGGSDAFIVLEDADLDKTVTWAVWAKMNNTGQCCIAAKRFIVVEALADQFLEKFTNALAVLKAGDPLDMSTTLAPLSTEDALILLLEQIKNAVNKGAKVILGGNRMDRPGSFMQPTIITDIKSDNPAYREEFFGPVALFFVVKDEDAAVALANDSDFGLGGSVFTRDVARGKRVASRVETGMMFINQPTWTTPDLPFGGIKNSGYGRELSSVGIQEFVNKKLVRVASIDAQI, encoded by the coding sequence ATGACCTATCAGAGTATTAATCCCTATGATGGTAAACTAATGATGACGTTTGCAGAACTAAGCGACAAGCAACTGGATACTGCGCTAGAAATCGCTACGCACTGTTATAAGACTTGGAAAGACACTAGTTTCGCAGAACGATCTGCCATTGCTGGCAAAGCTGCTGCCATAATGCGCGAGCGTAGCGACGAATTGGCCCGTCTGGTCACCTTGGAGATGGGTAAGCTTATCGACGAAGCCCGTGGAGAAGTAGCGCTGAGTGCGGATATTATCGATTACTACGCCCAAAACGCCGAAACTTTTCTTGCACCTCAACATTTAGAGGAGGTAATGGGGGAGGCTATGATCGAAAGCAGTCCGTTAGGTGTGCTGTTCGGTGTGCAACCTTGGAACTTTCCCTATTATCAACTGGCCCGTTTTGCTGCGCCGAATTTAATGGCGGGTAATGTGGTTATGGTAAAACACGCGGGATGCGTACCACAATGTGCTATCGCCTTTGAAAAATTATGGATCGAAGCGGGAGCGCCAGTGGGTGCCTATACCAATCTACTTATTTCACACGACCAGGTCAATCGTGTTATCGATGATCCGCGTATAAAGGGTGTAGCGTTGACCGGCAGTGCCGGTGCAGGAAAAAGCGTTGCTGCTAGAGCAGGCCAAAACCTGAAAAAAACCACCATGGAGTTAGGGGGTAGTGATGCCTTTATCGTGCTTGAAGATGCCGACCTCGACAAAACCGTCACTTGGGCAGTTTGGGCCAAGATGAATAATACTGGCCAATGTTGTATCGCGGCTAAGCGTTTTATCGTCGTCGAAGCTTTGGCGGATCAATTTTTAGAGAAATTTACGAATGCGCTAGCGGTTCTTAAAGCGGGCGATCCATTAGATATGTCAACAACCCTAGCGCCTTTATCTACTGAAGATGCTCTAATATTACTGCTAGAACAGATCAAAAATGCCGTCAACAAAGGCGCTAAAGTTATTTTGGGTGGTAACCGCATGGATAGGCCGGGCTCATTCATGCAACCAACCATTATTACTGATATTAAATCTGACAATCCTGCCTACCGCGAGGAATTTTTTGGACCCGTTGCGTTGTTCTTTGTGGTTAAGGATGAAGATGCGGCGGTGGCACTGGCCAATGATTCTGATTTTGGCTTGGGGGGGTCTGTTTTTACGCGTGATGTTGCTCGCGGCAAACGCGTGGCCTCGCGTGTTGAAACTGGCATGATGTTTATCAATCAGCCCACCTGGACAACGCCGGACTTACCTTTTGGCGGTATCAAAAATTCCGGCTACGGGCGCGAACTATCAAGTGTAGGTATTCAGGAGTTTGTAAACAAAAAGCTGGTGCGTGTTGCTTCGATTGATGCTCAGATATGA